A region of Chlorogloeopsis sp. ULAP01 DNA encodes the following proteins:
- the upp gene encoding uracil phosphoribosyltransferase: MTLQLRVYVPPHPLIKHWLAVARDAATPSVLFRTAMTELGRWLTYEAAREWLPTQETTVDTPLASCPATLIDPGVPVAVVPILRAGLGLLEGAQTLLPLASIYHLGLERNEETLQPSCYLNKLPEKFPPQTRVLITDPMLATGGSMLKALEELTQRGVDPTLIRIVCVVAAHPALQKLSTAYPGLIVYTATIDGEVNSQGFIVPGLGDAGDRTFGT; the protein is encoded by the coding sequence ATGACGCTACAATTGCGTGTTTACGTTCCACCCCATCCCCTAATTAAACATTGGTTGGCAGTTGCTCGCGATGCTGCCACACCTTCAGTATTATTTCGCACTGCCATGACAGAACTGGGACGCTGGCTGACTTATGAAGCAGCTAGAGAGTGGTTGCCGACTCAAGAGACAACAGTAGACACTCCTTTGGCTTCTTGCCCAGCAACGTTGATTGATCCGGGTGTACCAGTGGCTGTGGTGCCAATTTTGCGAGCAGGGCTAGGATTACTAGAAGGAGCGCAAACATTGCTGCCCTTGGCATCGATTTACCATTTAGGCTTGGAACGAAATGAAGAAACACTACAGCCTTCTTGTTATTTAAATAAATTGCCAGAAAAATTCCCGCCCCAAACACGCGTACTCATCACCGATCCGATGTTAGCAACGGGTGGTTCTATGCTCAAAGCCCTAGAAGAACTGACACAACGGGGTGTCGATCCAACTCTAATCCGGATTGTATGTGTGGTGGCTGCTCATCCAGCTTTACAAAAATTGAGTACAGCTTATCCTGGTCTCATAGTTTACACAGCTACTATAGATGGGGAGGTTAATAGCCAGGGATTTATTGTACCAGGTTTAGGAGATGCAGGCGATCGCACCTTTGGGACTTAA
- a CDS encoding YggT family protein codes for MDLLIATLATFIQIYSTLLIIRVLLSWFPNINWYNQPFAALSQVTDPYLNIFRNIIPPLGGIDISPILAFLLLNIVGNLLYSLRGLPLLG; via the coding sequence ATGGATTTACTGATTGCCACACTGGCTACTTTCATCCAAATTTACAGCACCTTACTGATTATCAGGGTGTTGTTGTCATGGTTCCCCAATATCAACTGGTACAACCAACCATTTGCTGCTTTAAGCCAAGTTACTGACCCTTATCTGAATATCTTCCGTAATATAATTCCCCCACTGGGTGGTATCGATATTTCCCCCATCTTGGCATTTCTGCTACTTAACATAGTTGGCAATCTACTCTATTCTCTTAGAGGTTTGCCATTGCTTGGTTAA
- a CDS encoding DUF3611 family protein: MQAQPEVHTLNPKLERIANILRFVSWVSLWLQLGLGAASVLMLIFAISGRSFNQAITPTPGAPGVVPGVNYNQGTTPGVNISIFWGVCGILALLFTSYLAFRITRFAKRLRNPDPTLHPKKAEVMKVLRIAVIAGFVGLLLTILGGGSGLGVLLSKSIAQPQGVAIYDPTRIIRSLDIFVAMASMTGITAHYVGTVASLGLFNWLHPEL, encoded by the coding sequence ATGCAAGCCCAGCCAGAAGTACATACTCTTAATCCTAAATTGGAAAGAATCGCCAACATTTTACGCTTTGTTAGTTGGGTTAGCTTGTGGTTACAGCTTGGATTGGGAGCAGCTTCTGTTCTAATGTTGATTTTTGCAATTTCCGGTCGTAGCTTCAACCAAGCCATAACACCTACTCCAGGAGCACCAGGTGTAGTACCAGGTGTTAATTACAATCAAGGAACAACCCCTGGAGTTAACATTAGTATCTTTTGGGGAGTGTGTGGAATTCTTGCCTTATTATTTACTAGCTATCTCGCTTTTAGAATTACTCGCTTTGCCAAACGACTCCGCAATCCTGATCCAACATTGCATCCTAAGAAAGCAGAAGTAATGAAAGTGCTGCGAATCGCTGTAATTGCAGGTTTTGTAGGATTGTTGCTAACTATTTTGGGAGGAGGATCTGGTTTGGGTGTTCTGCTCTCAAAATCTATTGCTCAACCACAAGGGGTAGCAATTTACGATCCGACTCGGATTATTCGCTCGCTAGATATCTTTGTTGCCATGGCAAGTATGACGGGCATCACCGCTCATTACGTTGGCACAGTTGCTTCTTTGGGGTTGTTTAATTGGTTACATCCTGAGTTGTAA
- a CDS encoding MBL fold metallo-hydrolase, with the protein MAHLNLRRPENISGDFYVDTTCIDCDTCRWMAPEVFIEAEGMSAVYHQPANKKERIKALQALLACPTSSIGTIEKPEDIKTVQLSFPIPVEDNVYDCGYHSEKSYGGAGYFIQLPEGNVLVDSPRFTPPLVKRLEEMGGMRYMFLTHMDDVADHQKYAEHFGCQRILHKDDITADTRDVEIQLTGSKPTQLTPDLLIIPVPGHSKGHTVLLYKNKFLFAGDHLAWNDELGHLFAFRQYCFYSWTELIKSMRKLANYTFEWVLPGHGRRYHADAKTMKEQMQKCIEWMEVN; encoded by the coding sequence ATGGCTCATTTAAATCTGCGTCGCCCCGAAAATATTAGTGGCGACTTTTATGTAGATACCACCTGCATTGACTGCGATACTTGTCGTTGGATGGCTCCCGAAGTTTTTATTGAAGCCGAGGGAATGTCAGCTGTTTATCATCAACCAGCGAATAAAAAGGAAAGAATAAAAGCACTGCAAGCACTTTTAGCTTGCCCAACAAGTTCTATTGGCACAATTGAGAAGCCCGAAGATATCAAAACAGTTCAGCTAAGTTTTCCAATTCCTGTTGAGGATAACGTTTACGATTGTGGTTATCATTCAGAAAAATCCTATGGTGGAGCAGGCTATTTTATTCAACTACCAGAAGGTAATGTTTTGGTAGATTCCCCTCGTTTTACGCCGCCTTTAGTCAAGCGTTTGGAAGAGATGGGAGGAATGCGTTATATGTTCCTGACTCACATGGATGATGTGGCAGATCATCAAAAGTATGCAGAGCATTTTGGATGCCAGCGCATCCTTCACAAGGATGATATTACTGCCGATACTCGTGATGTAGAAATTCAATTGACTGGCTCAAAGCCAACTCAGTTAACTCCTGATTTATTAATTATTCCAGTTCCTGGACACAGTAAAGGACATACAGTCTTGTTATATAAAAACAAGTTTTTGTTTGCTGGCGATCATCTGGCTTGGAATGATGAACTTGGGCATTTGTTCGCTTTTCGTCAATATTGCTTTTACTCTTGGACAGAATTAATTAAGTCAATGCGTAAATTAGCTAATTATACTTTTGAATGGGTTTTACCCGGTCATGGACGAAGATATCATGCTGATGCCAAGACTATGAAAGAGCAAATGCAAAAGTGTATTGAGTGGATGGAAGTTAATTGA
- a CDS encoding cryptochrome/photolyase family protein, whose protein sequence is MTIGVWILGDQLWEKQAALQSCSHQQNVPVILIESLRHVQVRPYHKQKLVLVWSAMRHFAEELRQFGYSVTYKIAEDFETPLQEWIEANQITELRVMRPSDRPFSQIIQSLELSCHKLLIPNNHFLWTTEEFNNWAKGRKRLLMEDFYREGRRRFQILIEKDKPVGGKWNFDQENRQPPKGKLNTPPAHWFEPDEITREAIAKVNSLSVPTYGEVEPFRWAVTRKQALQVLDWFLQNRLNNFGFYQDAMLTGEETMWHALLSPYLNIGLLQPWEVIQAVQQAYEQHQLPLNNVEGFIRQVLGWREYMHGIYHYVDADYSEKNWFNHTQPLPEFFWTGRTKMNCLHQVLTQVQRTGYAHHIQRLMVVSNFALIAGISPQSVENWFHAAFIDAYDWVMQTNVIGMGLFADGGVLASKPYAASANYINRMSDYCKSCVYNHKERIGKNACPFNFFYWNFLNRHREQLQLQGRMSFMMKNLDKISQEELQSIRQQAHDWHAQEISSPNFG, encoded by the coding sequence ATGACGATTGGGGTTTGGATCTTAGGTGATCAGCTTTGGGAAAAACAAGCAGCTTTGCAAAGTTGTTCTCATCAACAGAATGTGCCTGTAATTCTGATTGAGTCGTTGCGTCATGTCCAAGTCAGACCCTATCATAAGCAAAAACTAGTCTTGGTTTGGTCGGCAATGCGGCATTTTGCTGAAGAATTGCGCCAATTTGGATACTCAGTAACATACAAAATTGCTGAAGATTTTGAAACACCGCTTCAAGAATGGATCGAGGCAAATCAAATTACTGAGTTGCGGGTGATGAGGCCAAGCGATCGCCCATTTTCGCAGATAATTCAAAGTTTAGAACTTTCTTGCCATAAACTTTTGATTCCCAACAATCATTTTTTGTGGACTACAGAAGAATTCAACAATTGGGCTAAAGGTAGAAAGCGCCTGCTCATGGAAGATTTTTATCGCGAAGGAAGGCGACGTTTCCAAATTTTAATTGAGAAAGACAAACCAGTGGGGGGAAAATGGAATTTTGATCAAGAAAATCGTCAACCACCAAAAGGAAAGCTAAATACACCACCTGCCCATTGGTTTGAGCCAGACGAAATTACTCGCGAGGCGATCGCCAAAGTTAATTCTCTTTCTGTGCCAACTTACGGTGAGGTGGAACCTTTTCGCTGGGCAGTAACTCGCAAACAAGCACTTCAGGTATTAGATTGGTTTCTTCAAAATCGACTTAATAACTTTGGTTTCTACCAAGATGCAATGTTGACGGGAGAAGAGACAATGTGGCACGCGCTGCTTTCTCCCTATCTGAATATCGGTTTACTTCAACCTTGGGAGGTAATTCAAGCAGTTCAACAAGCATATGAGCAACATCAACTACCTTTAAATAACGTGGAAGGGTTCATTCGTCAGGTGTTGGGTTGGCGAGAATATATGCATGGCATCTATCACTATGTCGATGCAGACTACTCGGAAAAAAATTGGTTTAACCACACACAACCACTACCGGAATTTTTTTGGACAGGTAGAACTAAAATGAATTGTTTGCACCAAGTTCTTACGCAAGTGCAGCGCACGGGCTATGCTCATCATATCCAACGGTTAATGGTGGTGAGTAATTTTGCGCTAATTGCCGGAATCTCGCCGCAATCAGTCGAAAATTGGTTTCATGCCGCGTTCATTGATGCTTATGACTGGGTAATGCAGACAAATGTCATCGGTATGGGTTTATTTGCTGATGGAGGGGTTTTGGCATCCAAACCTTATGCCGCTTCTGCTAACTACATAAATAGGATGAGTGACTATTGCAAAAGCTGTGTTTATAATCACAAAGAACGTATCGGTAAGAATGCTTGTCCGTTCAATTTTTTCTACTGGAACTTTCTAAATCGACACCGCGAGCAACTCCAACTTCAAGGGCGGATGAGCTTTATGATGAAAAATTTAGATAAAATATCCCAAGAAGAATTACAAAGCATCCGCCAACAAGCCCACGATTGGCACGCTCAAGAAATATCCTCCCCAAATTTTGGATGA
- a CDS encoding amino acid ABC transporter ATP-binding protein: MNNSTPAIAFENIEKNFGSLKVLKGISGKIHRTEVVAIIGPSGCGKSTLLRCLNRLETIDGGHLLVNGIDLSHPRFNKKQLRQLRTQVGMVFQQFNLFPHLTVLENLILAPCKVLGKTRKESVQLAGLYLEKVGLFDKASAYPEQLSGGQKQRVAIARSLCMNPQIMLFDEPTSALDPELVGEVLQVMQQLAAEGMTMVVVTHEMLFAREVANQVIFMDKGVVAEQGSAHEVLTNPQSDRLRLFLSRLNRDWQVNAS; the protein is encoded by the coding sequence ATGAACAACTCTACTCCCGCGATCGCATTTGAAAACATTGAAAAAAACTTTGGCTCCCTCAAAGTTCTTAAAGGGATTAGCGGCAAAATTCACCGTACGGAAGTAGTGGCGATCATTGGCCCCTCTGGTTGTGGTAAAAGTACTTTACTACGCTGCTTGAATCGCTTGGAAACTATTGATGGTGGGCATTTACTAGTTAATGGTATCGATTTATCCCATCCTCGTTTCAACAAAAAGCAACTGCGACAACTGCGGACACAGGTAGGCATGGTTTTCCAACAATTTAACTTGTTTCCTCATTTGACTGTTCTAGAAAATTTAATACTCGCTCCCTGCAAGGTGCTAGGGAAAACTCGTAAAGAAAGTGTCCAACTGGCGGGGCTTTATCTCGAAAAAGTAGGGCTTTTTGACAAAGCCTCAGCCTACCCAGAACAACTTTCAGGCGGACAAAAACAACGGGTAGCGATCGCTCGTAGTTTGTGCATGAATCCCCAAATCATGCTCTTTGATGAACCAACTAGTGCTCTAGATCCTGAACTTGTAGGCGAGGTTTTGCAAGTTATGCAGCAGTTGGCAGCAGAGGGTATGACAATGGTAGTTGTTACCCATGAAATGCTATTTGCTCGTGAAGTTGCCAATCAAGTGATATTTATGGATAAAGGTGTGGTGGCAGAACAAGGCTCCGCCCATGAAGTTCTGACAAATCCTCAAAGCGATCGCCTACGTCTTTTCCTCAGTCGCCTCAATAGAGATTGGCAGGTAAACGCCAGCTAA
- a CDS encoding ABC transporter permease subunit (The N-terminal region of this protein, as described by TIGR01726, is a three transmembrane segment that identifies a subfamily of ABC transporter permease subunits, which specificities that include histidine, arginine, glutamine, glutamate, L-cystine (sic), the opines (in Agrobacterium) octopine and nopaline, etc.) has product MAKLAVIRWLRLSLLIGFSCLLLGGCSFNSSVNGAVKTLRVATEPAFPPMEFQGQGGELQGFDIDLMKAIANSSDFIVEFQSLPFDGIIPALQAKTVDAAISAITITEERAKTISFSRPYFRAGLAIAVRTNNQDITNFESLKNKKVAVQIGTTGAGKAKSISGAQIRSFDSAPLALQELLNGNVDAVINDAPVTLYAINTGNLQGIKVVQQLLTEEYYGIATAKDSPNLVSINQGLAAVLKDGTYTKIYQKWFKTAPPQLPEKLTFTTATPVGASRFVTSINLVLQSIPILLQGALITLQLTVVSVIFGLIGGSLIGILRLSNLKPIRWLARVYVDFFRGTPLLVQIFIIYFGIPAIIQELGSTFTFNRFVAAVIALSLNSAAYIAEIVRAGIQSIEPGQKEASQSLGLDSVQTMRYVIFPQAFRRMIPPLGNEFISLLKDTSLVAIIGFEELFRKGQLIVSENYRTFEIYTAVAIVYLCLTLLSSQAFSKLEIWMNPVKRSRKK; this is encoded by the coding sequence ATGGCTAAGTTGGCTGTGATACGGTGGTTGCGTTTGAGTTTACTGATTGGATTTAGTTGTCTGCTGCTTGGTGGTTGTAGTTTCAATTCGAGTGTCAATGGCGCGGTTAAAACTTTGAGGGTGGCGACAGAGCCTGCATTTCCACCAATGGAGTTTCAAGGGCAAGGGGGTGAGTTGCAGGGTTTTGATATTGATTTAATGAAAGCGATCGCCAACAGCAGTGATTTTATAGTTGAGTTTCAAAGTTTACCTTTCGATGGAATTATCCCAGCTTTGCAAGCAAAAACAGTGGATGCAGCAATTAGTGCCATCACTATTACAGAAGAACGCGCAAAAACTATCTCGTTTTCACGTCCTTATTTTAGAGCAGGTTTAGCAATAGCTGTCCGTACTAATAATCAAGATATTACTAATTTTGAGAGTCTCAAAAATAAAAAAGTTGCCGTACAAATTGGCACCACTGGTGCAGGCAAAGCTAAGAGTATTTCTGGCGCACAAATTCGGAGCTTCGATTCTGCACCTTTAGCGCTTCAGGAGCTACTCAACGGCAATGTAGATGCGGTAATTAACGATGCACCAGTGACTTTGTATGCAATTAATACTGGTAATCTCCAAGGCATTAAGGTGGTGCAGCAACTACTCACTGAGGAGTATTACGGCATTGCCACAGCAAAAGATTCACCGAATTTAGTATCAATAAATCAAGGTTTGGCAGCAGTATTGAAAGATGGCACCTACACCAAAATTTATCAAAAGTGGTTTAAAACTGCGCCACCTCAATTACCAGAAAAATTAACGTTTACAACTGCGACTCCTGTTGGAGCATCTAGATTTGTCACTTCCATTAATTTGGTTTTGCAGTCTATTCCCATTTTGTTACAAGGAGCATTAATAACGCTGCAACTAACTGTAGTCTCGGTAATTTTTGGTTTAATTGGTGGTTCTTTAATTGGAATTTTACGCCTTTCCAATCTTAAACCTATACGTTGGCTAGCAAGAGTATATGTAGATTTTTTTCGAGGAACGCCCTTGCTAGTGCAAATCTTTATAATTTACTTTGGTATACCTGCCATTATCCAAGAATTGGGTTCAACATTTACCTTTAATCGTTTTGTAGCAGCAGTAATAGCATTAAGTTTGAATAGCGCCGCTTATATTGCAGAAATAGTCCGAGCTGGTATTCAATCTATAGAGCCAGGGCAAAAGGAGGCTTCACAGTCATTAGGTTTAGATTCTGTGCAAACGATGCGCTATGTGATTTTTCCCCAAGCTTTTCGGCGAATGATACCACCATTAGGTAATGAGTTTATTAGTTTGCTCAAAGATACCAGTTTAGTTGCAATTATTGGTTTTGAAGAACTATTCCGTAAAGGACAATTAATTGTTTCAGAAAATTATCGTACCTTTGAAATTTATACAGCTGTGGCTATAGTTTACTTATGTTTGACACTACTTTCTTCACAAGCTTTTTCTAAGTTAGAAATTTGGATGAATCCAGTCAAGCGATCGCGCAAAAAATAG
- a CDS encoding ABC transporter permease, which translates to MSRSKALQYYIIIRLLLAPLMLWTITTVVFLLLRATPGDPADAILGGRAPESAKEELRKQLGLDLPLWLQYLNYMGSLLRFDLGKSLTSQGQSVWQVIVDYFPATAELAVCSMVVALTVGIAIGTLSASRPGTFFDFSGRLFGIITYSLPMFWAGMLLQLIFAVQLGWFPSSGRFASSLPAPERITGLYTIDSLLSGDLAQFLTTLHYLALPSITLGVLLSGIFERIVRVNLKQTLQADYVEAARARGIPERKILVAHALKNALIPVITVLGLTFASLLGGAILTEVTFSWPGLANKLYEAISLRDYPTVQGLLVFFGSIVVAASILIDILNAYVDPRIRY; encoded by the coding sequence ATGTCTCGCTCCAAAGCCTTACAATACTACATTATTATTCGCCTGCTCTTAGCTCCGTTAATGCTGTGGACAATTACCACAGTAGTGTTTCTCTTGCTGCGAGCAACCCCCGGAGATCCAGCAGATGCAATTCTCGGTGGGCGTGCGCCAGAAAGTGCGAAAGAAGAATTGCGCAAACAATTAGGTTTAGATCTTCCTTTGTGGTTGCAGTATCTAAATTACATGGGAAGTTTATTGCGTTTTGATTTAGGAAAGTCTTTGACAAGCCAAGGGCAAAGTGTTTGGCAAGTGATTGTAGATTATTTTCCAGCGACGGCAGAGTTAGCAGTATGTAGTATGGTGGTTGCGCTGACTGTCGGAATTGCGATCGGTACTCTTTCAGCTTCTCGCCCTGGTACATTTTTTGACTTTAGTGGAAGATTATTTGGTATTATCACTTACTCATTGCCGATGTTTTGGGCAGGAATGCTTCTACAATTGATTTTCGCAGTACAACTTGGTTGGTTTCCATCTTCAGGGCGCTTTGCCTCTAGTTTGCCCGCTCCTGAGCGGATCACTGGTTTGTATACAATTGACAGTCTCTTGAGTGGTGACTTAGCTCAATTTTTGACAACTTTGCATTATTTGGCACTTCCTAGTATTACCTTGGGAGTTTTACTCAGTGGTATTTTTGAGCGGATTGTACGAGTGAATTTAAAGCAAACTCTACAAGCAGATTATGTGGAAGCAGCTAGAGCTAGAGGCATTCCCGAAAGAAAAATTTTAGTTGCCCATGCCTTAAAAAATGCTTTGATTCCAGTCATTACTGTTTTGGGGTTAACTTTTGCTTCCTTATTGGGTGGAGCAATTTTGACTGAAGTCACCTTTTCTTGGCCAGGATTAGCCAATAAACTTTATGAAGCCATTTCTTTACGGGATTATCCTACAGTGCAGGGATTACTAGTATTTTTCGGCTCGATAGTTGTGGCAGCAAGTATTTTAATTGATATTTTAAATGCTTATGTAGATCCGCGAATTAGGTATTAG
- a CDS encoding ABC transporter substrate-binding protein, producing the protein MTKFFSLFCLCLFLVISCSPRPQTTSTSVGNPNNDGRVTVGTTLKPRTLDPADAYELQSLVLVYNMSDRLYTYESGSTEIKPQLATALPKVSQDGLTYTIPLRKGVVFHDGTPFNAKAMEFSIQRFMQNGGKPSFLLKDVIDSVQATGDSELTIRLKKEFAAFPALLAFPGVCAVSPKAYELGAGKFQPNSFVGTGPYKLAKYGTDSVRFDVFDKYWGDKPANQGINWQIISSPANLFNAFKTKAVDVAYVSLEPIQINTLQESAKKGNWQAITAEGSAVKFMALNRNQKPLDNPAVRQAIAALVDRYIINQRVLYNQAEALYSMVPTTFDVYQPVFKDKYGNGNVDKAKQLLSSAGFSNSNPARIQIWHSSTSPTSAAAAQTIKALADQKMEGMLQFEISPVESATFFKDISKGLYPASIFDWYPDFLDPDNYIQPFLECQKGSVAKGCEDGASKTQGSFYYNEKINQLIAQERKEQNAETRKKIFTDIQTQVATDVPYVPLWQSKDYVFAQNGVNGVQLDPSQFLIYKSIKK; encoded by the coding sequence ATGACAAAATTTTTTTCTTTATTTTGTCTATGTTTATTCTTAGTTATTAGCTGTAGTCCTCGCCCCCAAACAACATCTACTTCTGTGGGTAATCCCAATAATGATGGTCGTGTTACTGTGGGTACTACCTTAAAACCACGTACCCTCGATCCTGCTGATGCTTATGAACTACAGTCATTGGTGTTGGTTTATAACATGAGCGATCGCCTCTATACATACGAGAGCGGCAGCACCGAAATTAAGCCTCAGTTGGCTACAGCCTTACCAAAAGTCAGCCAGGATGGTTTAACTTATACTATTCCTTTACGTAAAGGCGTAGTATTTCACGACGGCACACCTTTTAATGCCAAAGCGATGGAATTTAGTATCCAGCGCTTTATGCAAAATGGTGGTAAACCATCTTTCTTGCTTAAGGATGTAATAGACTCTGTCCAAGCCACAGGTGATTCTGAATTGACTATTAGGCTGAAAAAAGAATTTGCGGCATTTCCGGCACTTTTAGCGTTTCCTGGTGTTTGTGCCGTTTCACCCAAAGCTTACGAACTAGGTGCAGGAAAGTTTCAGCCAAATAGTTTTGTGGGAACTGGCCCTTATAAATTAGCAAAATATGGCACTGATTCAGTGCGATTTGATGTATTTGACAAATATTGGGGAGATAAACCAGCAAATCAAGGTATTAATTGGCAAATTATTAGCAGCCCGGCAAATTTATTTAATGCCTTTAAAACAAAAGCCGTGGATGTGGCTTACGTATCTTTGGAACCAATTCAAATTAACACTTTACAGGAAAGCGCGAAAAAAGGTAATTGGCAGGCAATTACTGCTGAAGGTAGTGCAGTCAAATTCATGGCTTTAAACCGCAATCAAAAACCTTTGGATAATCCTGCTGTGAGGCAAGCGATCGCGGCATTAGTTGACCGTTATATTATCAATCAACGGGTTTTGTACAATCAAGCAGAAGCACTATATAGCATGGTGCCAACAACATTTGATGTTTACCAACCAGTTTTTAAAGATAAATATGGCAATGGAAATGTGGATAAAGCTAAACAATTGTTAAGTTCGGCTGGTTTCTCAAATAGTAATCCTGCCAGAATCCAAATTTGGCATAGTTCTACTTCTCCTACTAGCGCGGCGGCTGCTCAAACAATTAAAGCTCTTGCCGATCAAAAAATGGAGGGAATGTTGCAATTTGAAATTAGCCCTGTAGAAAGTGCCACCTTTTTTAAAGACATATCTAAAGGTTTGTATCCAGCATCAATATTTGATTGGTATCCAGACTTTTTAGATCCAGATAACTACATTCAACCGTTTTTAGAATGTCAAAAGGGTTCAGTGGCTAAAGGATGTGAAGATGGAGCAAGTAAAACGCAGGGTTCTTTTTACTACAACGAAAAGATTAATCAATTGATTGCTCAAGAGCGCAAGGAGCAAAACGCAGAAACTCGTAAAAAAATCTTCACAGATATTCAAACTCAAGTAGCAACTGATGTGCCTTATGTGCCTTTATGGCAAAGCAAAGATTATGTTTTTGCTCAAAATGGTGTGAATGGTGTGCAGCTTGATCCTAGTCAGTTTTTGATTTACAAGTCAATCAAGAAGTAG
- the psbB gene encoding photosystem II chlorophyll-binding protein CP47, translated as MGLPWYRVHTVVLNDPGRLISVHLMHTALVAGWAGSMALYELAIYDPSDPVLNPMWRQGMFVLPFMARLGVVGSWGGWNVVGDPNYNPGFWSFEGVAAAHIVLSGLLFLAAVWHWVYWDLELFQDPRTGEPALDLPKMFGIHLFLSGLLCFGFGAFHLTGLWGPGMWVSDAYGLTGHVAPVAPEWGPDGFNPYNPGGVVAHHIAAGVVGIIAGLFHLTVRPPERLYKALRMGNIETVLSSSIAAVFFAAFVVAGTMWYGSATTPIELFGPTRYQWDQTYFKTEIQRRVQSSLAQGATPEQAWSRIPEKLAFYDYVGNSPAKGGLFRTGPMVKGDGIAQSWVGHPVFTDADGRELQVRRLPNFFETFPVVLTDEDGIVRADIPFRRAESKYSFEQNGVKVAFYGGDLNGQTFTDPAEVKKWARKAQGGEIFEFDRETLNSDGVFRTSPRGWFTFGHAVFALLFFFGHIWHGARTIYRDVFAGVDADLEEQVEWGLFQKVGDKSTRRKEAV; from the coding sequence ATGGGACTACCTTGGTACCGAGTACATACAGTCGTTCTGAACGATCCAGGGCGACTGATTTCTGTACACTTGATGCACACAGCTTTGGTAGCAGGCTGGGCTGGTTCAATGGCTCTGTACGAACTAGCCATTTATGACCCCAGCGACCCGGTTCTCAACCCCATGTGGCGTCAAGGAATGTTCGTGCTACCCTTCATGGCACGCTTGGGTGTTGTTGGCTCTTGGGGTGGCTGGAACGTAGTTGGCGATCCCAATTACAACCCAGGTTTCTGGTCATTTGAAGGCGTTGCTGCCGCTCATATTGTTCTTTCTGGTCTTTTATTCTTAGCCGCCGTTTGGCACTGGGTTTACTGGGATCTGGAACTTTTCCAAGACCCCCGCACTGGTGAACCCGCCCTCGACTTGCCAAAAATGTTTGGCATTCACTTGTTCTTGTCTGGTCTACTTTGCTTCGGTTTTGGTGCTTTCCACCTAACTGGACTGTGGGGGCCGGGAATGTGGGTTTCCGACGCCTACGGCTTGACAGGTCACGTTGCACCAGTCGCACCGGAGTGGGGGCCTGATGGCTTTAACCCGTATAATCCTGGTGGTGTGGTAGCTCACCATATTGCTGCTGGTGTCGTCGGTATTATTGCTGGTTTATTCCACCTCACAGTTAGACCTCCCGAAAGGCTATACAAAGCTTTGCGGATGGGTAATATCGAAACCGTACTTTCTAGCAGTATTGCTGCTGTATTTTTTGCTGCTTTTGTTGTTGCTGGCACCATGTGGTACGGTAGCGCTACAACTCCCATCGAGTTGTTTGGCCCTACCCGCTATCAGTGGGATCAAACTTACTTCAAAACAGAAATTCAGCGCCGCGTTCAATCCAGCCTTGCCCAAGGTGCAACTCCTGAGCAAGCTTGGTCACGTATTCCCGAAAAACTGGCATTCTATGACTATGTCGGTAATAGCCCTGCTAAAGGCGGTCTATTCCGTACAGGCCCTATGGTTAAGGGTGACGGTATTGCCCAATCTTGGGTAGGTCATCCTGTCTTTACAGATGCCGATGGGCGGGAATTGCAAGTACGCCGTTTGCCCAACTTCTTTGAAACCTTTCCAGTAGTTCTAACCGATGAAGATGGAATTGTCCGTGCTGATATTCCCTTCCGTCGAGCAGAATCGAAATATAGCTTCGAGCAAAATGGTGTGAAAGTCGCCTTCTATGGTGGTGACTTGAATGGTCAAACATTCACAGATCCTGCCGAAGTGAAGAAGTGGGCGCGTAAAGCTCAAGGTGGCGAAATCTTTGAATTTGATAGAGAAACCTTAAACTCTGATGGTGTGTTCCGTACCAGCCCTAGAGGTTGGTTTACCTTTGGACACGCTGTCTTTGCTCTGTTGTTCTTCTTTGGTCATATCTGGCATGGTGCTCGGACAATCTACCGAGATGTATTCGCTGGTGTTGATGCCGATTTGGAAGAGCAAGTCGAGTGGGGTTTGTTCCAGAAAGTGGGTGATAAGTCAACCCGCCGGAAGGAAGCTGTCTAA